Proteins from a single region of Chryseomicrobium sp. FSL W7-1435:
- the yabP gene encoding sporulation protein YabP: protein MTYTQESPVSSLTSSDHHISLRNRKRMDVTAVKAMERFDAEEFFVRTSQGFMTIKGADLRIVHLDVDKGLLSLEGLVQSVQYTEDGGKDPAKGILHKLFG from the coding sequence ATGACGTATACCCAAGAATCGCCCGTATCTTCCCTCACAAGCAGTGATCACCACATCTCCCTCCGTAACCGTAAACGTATGGATGTCACAGCTGTTAAAGCCATGGAGCGCTTTGACGCAGAGGAATTTTTTGTGCGCACTTCACAAGGATTTATGACCATCAAAGGTGCCGACTTACGTATTGTTCATTTGGATGTAGACAAAGGTTTATTATCACTCGAAGGACTCGTCCAGAGCGTGCAGTATACAGAAGACGGAGGTAAAGATCCCGCTAAAGGGATTCTGCACAAACTTTTCGGATGA
- a CDS encoding type III pantothenate kinase, with translation MILVMDIGNTNIVLGVYHNDQLQHHWRMETDRMKTEDEYGMQVKALFQHAGLDFGDIDGIILSSVVPPIMFSLEAMCTKYFKQKPLVVGPGVKTGLNIKYENPREVGADRIVNAVAGIHYYGAPLIIVDFGTATTYCYINEQGDYMGGAIAPGIGISTEALFSRASKLPRIELTTPGHVVGKNTVSAMQAGIVYGYVGQVEGIVTRMKKAGATQAKVIATGGLAPLIAAETDIIDQIDPFLTLKGLYLLYKRNEKVGMNNE, from the coding sequence ATGATACTTGTAATGGACATCGGTAATACCAATATCGTGCTCGGGGTCTACCACAATGACCAACTGCAGCACCACTGGCGGATGGAAACAGACCGCATGAAAACGGAAGATGAATACGGTATGCAGGTCAAGGCGCTCTTTCAACACGCGGGTCTTGATTTTGGGGATATCGATGGCATCATCCTGTCGTCCGTTGTTCCGCCCATCATGTTCTCTTTAGAGGCCATGTGTACAAAGTACTTTAAACAAAAACCTTTAGTTGTAGGTCCTGGCGTCAAAACGGGGCTCAACATTAAATATGAAAATCCACGAGAAGTCGGTGCAGACCGGATTGTGAATGCGGTAGCTGGCATACACTATTACGGAGCGCCCTTGATTATCGTAGACTTTGGTACGGCAACAACATACTGCTACATCAATGAACAAGGTGATTATATGGGTGGAGCGATTGCACCAGGTATCGGCATTTCGACTGAAGCACTCTTTTCACGAGCAAGTAAACTGCCCCGCATTGAATTGACAACACCAGGTCATGTGGTCGGGAAAAACACGGTATCGGCTATGCAGGCGGGAATTGTCTATGGTTACGTCGGCCAAGTCGAAGGAATCGTGACGCGCATGAAAAAAGCAGGTGCTACACAGGCAAAAGTTATCGCGACTGGCGGGCTTGCGCCGTTGATTGCAGCAGAGACTGACATCATCGATCAAATCGATCCGTTCTTAACATTAAAAGGACTGTATTTACTCTATAAACGAAATGAGAAAGTAGGAATGAACAATGAGTGA
- a CDS encoding septum formation initiator family protein codes for MSPHERTNQLEQQISSINSEYVRSVEKKKKRQQAQRVRLYRRLAVFALFAVAVIGFLVHSLVSGQQTLAQKQETQVVVEQSLTETLEQKELLELQIAKLNDDEYIGKLLRKDYFLSEENELIFTLPTESSDKKSDE; via the coding sequence ATGAGTCCACATGAACGAACGAATCAGCTCGAACAGCAAATTTCATCTATTAATTCCGAATACGTGCGCTCGGTAGAAAAGAAAAAGAAGCGCCAACAGGCACAGCGTGTCCGCCTCTATCGTCGACTTGCCGTGTTTGCATTATTTGCGGTTGCGGTGATTGGCTTTTTGGTCCACTCGCTCGTTTCTGGCCAACAAACTTTGGCACAAAAACAAGAAACACAGGTAGTGGTAGAGCAGTCCTTAACAGAAACGTTAGAACAAAAGGAACTTCTCGAATTGCAAATTGCAAAGCTCAATGACGATGAATACATTGGCAAACTTTTACGTAAGGATTACTTCCTATCTGAAGAGAATGAGTTAATTTTCACGTTACCCACAGAGAGTTCCGACAAAAAATCAGACGAGTAA
- the ftsH gene encoding ATP-dependent zinc metalloprotease FtsH, translated as MNRALRYAILYLLIFFVIVGIFATFNQSGAPTEDLTSDQFIDAMENGEIETFTLQPVNNVYVITGEMVGAAEGETFNARIPFTGQFSEQEIYELAEANNITKWDTLEAPQTSGWVQFLTGLLPFLIIIILFFFLLSQSQGGGNRVMNFGKSKAKLYDDKKKAKFEDVAGADEEKAELVEVVDFLKDPRKFVELGARIPKGILLVGPPGTGKTLLARAVAGEAGVPFFSISGSDFVEMFVGVGASRVRDLFENAKKNAPCIIFIDEIDAVGRQRGAGLGGGHDEREQTLNQLLVEMDGFGANEGIIIVAATNRPDILDPALLRPGRFDRQITVGRPDVKGREAVLKVHARNKPLSEGVDLKAVAQRTPGFSGADLENLLNEAALVAARRNKKKIDMHDIDEATDRVIAGPAKTTKVISEKERNIVAFHEAGHVVIGLTLDDAETVHKVTIVPRGQAGGYAVMLPKEDRYFMTKPELLDKVSGLLGGRVAEDIVFGEVSTGAHNDFQRATGIVRSMVTEYGMSDKLGPMQFGQSQGGNVFLGRDFNSEQNYSDAIAYEIDQEMQRMIKEQYARTKEILTEKRELLNLIAKTLLEVETLDAAQIIHLKEHGTLPERKFEEPSVEETPSDATGAPTDPSTGDLPSETTPSETGAENPIQEDRK; from the coding sequence ATGAATCGAGCACTGCGCTACGCGATACTATATTTACTAATCTTTTTCGTGATCGTTGGGATATTTGCTACGTTTAATCAAAGCGGGGCGCCGACAGAAGATCTTACTTCAGACCAATTTATTGATGCCATGGAAAATGGCGAAATTGAAACATTTACGTTACAACCTGTAAACAATGTCTACGTCATTACAGGTGAAATGGTGGGTGCAGCAGAAGGTGAAACATTCAATGCTCGTATTCCATTCACAGGTCAATTCTCTGAGCAAGAGATTTATGAGCTTGCTGAAGCAAATAATATAACTAAGTGGGACACGCTAGAAGCTCCACAAACAAGTGGTTGGGTACAGTTCTTAACAGGACTTCTTCCATTCCTAATCATCATCATTCTTTTCTTCTTCTTATTAAGCCAATCACAAGGTGGCGGAAACCGCGTGATGAACTTCGGGAAGAGCAAAGCGAAGTTGTACGATGATAAAAAGAAAGCAAAATTTGAAGATGTGGCCGGTGCTGACGAAGAGAAAGCGGAGCTTGTTGAGGTCGTTGACTTCTTAAAAGATCCACGCAAATTCGTAGAACTTGGCGCACGTATTCCAAAAGGGATCTTACTTGTTGGTCCTCCAGGAACAGGGAAAACGTTACTTGCCCGTGCAGTTGCAGGGGAAGCTGGCGTACCGTTCTTCTCGATTTCCGGTTCGGATTTCGTTGAGATGTTCGTTGGGGTCGGAGCATCCCGTGTACGTGACTTATTTGAAAATGCTAAGAAAAATGCACCATGTATCATCTTCATTGATGAGATTGATGCAGTTGGTCGTCAACGTGGAGCCGGGCTAGGTGGCGGTCACGATGAACGTGAACAAACGTTGAACCAATTACTAGTTGAGATGGATGGATTCGGTGCCAATGAGGGAATTATCATCGTTGCTGCAACTAACCGACCAGACATTTTAGATCCAGCCTTGCTTCGTCCAGGACGTTTTGACCGTCAAATTACAGTAGGTCGTCCAGATGTAAAAGGCCGTGAAGCCGTTCTAAAAGTACACGCACGTAACAAACCACTATCTGAGGGTGTGGATTTGAAAGCGGTAGCGCAACGTACACCTGGTTTCTCAGGAGCAGATCTGGAGAACTTATTGAACGAAGCAGCCCTTGTGGCGGCTCGTCGTAATAAAAAGAAAATTGATATGCACGATATTGACGAAGCAACTGACCGTGTCATTGCAGGTCCTGCGAAGACGACAAAAGTAATCTCTGAAAAAGAACGCAACATCGTAGCTTTCCACGAAGCGGGACACGTAGTTATTGGGTTGACGCTTGATGACGCAGAGACTGTTCATAAAGTAACAATCGTTCCACGTGGTCAAGCAGGTGGGTATGCTGTCATGCTCCCTAAAGAAGATCGTTACTTCATGACGAAACCAGAACTTCTCGATAAAGTCTCCGGCCTTCTTGGTGGTCGTGTTGCAGAAGATATCGTATTCGGTGAAGTATCTACTGGAGCTCATAATGACTTCCAACGTGCGACAGGCATTGTCCGTAGCATGGTAACTGAGTACGGAATGAGTGATAAACTCGGACCGATGCAGTTTGGTCAATCACAAGGAGGAAACGTCTTCTTAGGACGTGACTTCAACTCAGAGCAAAATTACTCTGATGCGATTGCTTATGAAATTGATCAAGAAATGCAGCGCATGATTAAAGAACAATATGCGCGCACGAAAGAAATCTTAACGGAAAAACGTGAACTTCTAAACTTGATCGCTAAAACGCTACTTGAAGTGGAAACACTTGATGCAGCGCAGATCATTCACTTAAAAGAACACGGAACTCTTCCTGAACGTAAATTTGAAGAGCCATCAGTTGAAGAAACGCCTTCTGATGCAACAGGTGCACCTACAGATCCATCAACGGGTGATTTGCCATCAGAAACTACTCCTTCAGAAACTGGCGCAGAAAATCCAATTCAAGAAGACCGTAAATAA
- the yabQ gene encoding spore cortex biosynthesis protein YabQ, producing MSPVEQLAHLIFWIASGILMMAWLDAIWCRLQLIQKRLRRQLLPWALAGGVICAAIVSAYMTIHYAHGEWRVYDVVAQGSGVLLYRHFFQQPIRLVGRVMDFMLLQPVWKILHIAVTFIRLIVRVHVKLVAGIYQLTYTVARKIFPTTLQRKLKIRYTRAKPRSRRKPDEST from the coding sequence ATGAGTCCGGTTGAACAGCTAGCCCATCTGATCTTTTGGATAGCTAGTGGTATTCTCATGATGGCCTGGTTGGATGCCATTTGGTGCCGTCTGCAGCTGATACAAAAACGTTTGCGTCGTCAGCTGCTACCTTGGGCATTAGCTGGTGGAGTTATCTGCGCTGCTATCGTTTCAGCTTATATGACCATTCACTACGCACATGGCGAATGGCGTGTCTATGATGTGGTGGCACAGGGGAGTGGGGTCTTGCTCTACAGGCACTTCTTCCAGCAACCCATTCGATTGGTAGGGAGGGTGATGGACTTCATGTTGCTCCAACCAGTGTGGAAAATCCTCCATATCGCTGTGACCTTTATCCGACTAATTGTTCGAGTTCATGTTAAGCTTGTGGCAGGAATCTACCAATTGACCTATACTGTAGCGAGAAAAATATTTCCAACTACACTTCAAAGAAAGCTGAAAATTAGGTATACTAGAGCCAAACCACGTAGTAGGAGGAAACCCGATGAGTCCACATGA
- a CDS encoding SpoIIE family protein phosphatase, protein MRFISLPQPWHHLAAWRLQLAHKEKWVVTLFFLWLSFFCTQVVLFDQTIPFFLPVWALVSIRYPDYKRWTIIGALFGALTLGVGQGMIHFLQVLLFQVLRKVPLLPRITLSMLIVQVTWQWVSYGQQVPLDVWLAIGYEVVLSVIVAMLLFRVFLPLPKMWVEKWTTERIVGLMMLFALMLTGMQYMLVGYFSVPIILLQLSLLVAGAVGGAALSTPIAVAAGLLLGLSTLSYSGMMAVYALTGLFVGIHRRAGRLWQTIAMLGVLIFFRFYDTTLPIEEVFLSSTVFASLLFFAVPKGWIQQLQQWVQPKENRQANQRFEWMEARWKRHMREAQSFFRYVGDVIRSETAAATQLGEQTLPVPCQSCYRKASCYEKGEMGTLLDTWQSQQGAAKRQAELAMMKRCIKPKTLVQSLEAERQHHLLSLHYDHARQLFASKLDGLGEEIEHFMEALQVPAGEQEDQLFQLLRMQHVPIWQMDILSNERGQRHIRLSLSESCTEAETQEIVALVSSWADEPMECSDRRALVEPFEHQELLITSAIAFTISADVATSSKNGTIRSGDQHFLFPVHDGLFAVLLADGMGHGELATKESGWMMECMQQALWQRVDPETALHFLHYITGLRMTSDVYATMDLALIDLQLGRLHSWKAGAMSTYIVRGGTCTSLNHQTAPLGFSSNSALAEQSMELKHGDQIWMISDGIFQETIELDIQEQQYMKWWTEKSPTAAEFMEWRSRYFGVATDDQTVICLHVSKRLPSWSLFTPRQVTRVVN, encoded by the coding sequence ATGCGTTTTATTTCACTACCCCAACCTTGGCACCATCTAGCCGCTTGGCGCTTGCAGCTGGCTCATAAAGAAAAGTGGGTCGTCACGTTGTTTTTTCTGTGGTTGTCATTCTTTTGCACACAAGTCGTGTTGTTCGATCAGACCATTCCGTTTTTCTTACCTGTATGGGCACTCGTTTCCATTCGTTACCCTGACTATAAGCGCTGGACCATCATAGGGGCCCTGTTTGGGGCGCTTACGCTGGGAGTCGGCCAAGGGATGATTCATTTTTTGCAAGTGCTCCTTTTTCAAGTACTAAGAAAAGTTCCCCTGCTACCTCGCATCACGCTCTCCATGCTAATCGTGCAAGTCACCTGGCAATGGGTTTCGTATGGACAACAAGTACCACTCGATGTGTGGCTGGCCATTGGGTACGAGGTCGTCCTTAGTGTCATTGTCGCGATGTTGTTGTTTCGAGTCTTTTTGCCTCTTCCGAAGATGTGGGTTGAAAAGTGGACAACCGAACGTATTGTTGGCTTAATGATGTTGTTTGCGTTAATGCTAACGGGCATGCAATACATGCTAGTAGGCTATTTTTCAGTGCCAATCATTTTACTTCAATTAAGTTTGTTAGTTGCTGGAGCAGTGGGAGGCGCTGCTTTATCTACGCCTATTGCCGTGGCAGCCGGCTTGTTGCTCGGTCTCAGCACACTGTCTTACAGTGGCATGATGGCTGTCTATGCGCTCACGGGCTTATTTGTAGGGATTCATAGACGTGCGGGGAGACTTTGGCAAACCATTGCCATGCTTGGTGTACTCATCTTTTTCCGCTTCTACGACACGACCTTACCAATTGAGGAAGTCTTTTTATCTTCAACCGTTTTTGCCTCTTTACTATTCTTTGCAGTTCCTAAAGGGTGGATTCAGCAGTTACAACAGTGGGTGCAGCCTAAAGAGAATCGGCAGGCTAATCAACGATTCGAATGGATGGAGGCTCGTTGGAAACGGCATATGCGGGAAGCCCAGTCCTTCTTTCGCTATGTAGGGGATGTGATTCGCAGCGAGACGGCTGCAGCAACGCAGTTAGGGGAGCAGACCTTGCCAGTTCCCTGTCAGTCCTGTTACCGCAAGGCGAGTTGTTATGAGAAAGGAGAGATGGGAACGTTACTGGACACTTGGCAATCACAACAAGGTGCGGCCAAGCGTCAAGCGGAGCTTGCGATGATGAAGCGTTGTATCAAACCGAAGACACTTGTTCAATCGCTCGAAGCAGAGCGGCAGCATCATTTGCTAAGTCTTCATTATGATCATGCCCGGCAGTTGTTTGCCTCAAAGCTTGATGGCTTGGGGGAGGAAATTGAGCATTTCATGGAAGCCCTACAAGTTCCTGCTGGAGAACAAGAAGATCAGCTCTTTCAATTGCTTCGCATGCAACATGTGCCAATTTGGCAAATGGATATTCTCAGCAATGAAAGGGGACAACGGCACATTCGTTTATCCTTGAGTGAGTCGTGTACGGAAGCAGAAACCCAAGAAATTGTCGCACTTGTCAGTAGTTGGGCGGATGAACCGATGGAATGCAGTGATCGACGTGCACTTGTGGAGCCGTTTGAACATCAAGAATTACTGATTACTTCCGCTATTGCGTTTACAATATCCGCCGACGTTGCGACGTCTTCAAAAAACGGCACCATTCGTAGTGGCGATCAACACTTCTTGTTTCCCGTCCATGATGGGCTGTTTGCTGTATTGCTTGCAGACGGAATGGGCCACGGGGAGCTTGCTACCAAAGAAAGCGGGTGGATGATGGAATGTATGCAGCAGGCGCTGTGGCAACGAGTCGACCCTGAAACAGCGCTGCACTTTTTGCATTACATTACAGGACTGCGAATGACAAGTGACGTTTACGCCACGATGGATTTGGCGCTTATCGACTTACAGCTCGGTCGACTGCACTCTTGGAAAGCGGGTGCAATGTCCACTTACATTGTTCGCGGCGGCACTTGCACAAGCCTCAATCATCAAACGGCGCCACTTGGTTTTTCTAGCAACTCGGCATTGGCAGAACAAAGCATGGAATTGAAACACGGCGATCAAATTTGGATGATTTCGGATGGGATTTTCCAAGAAACGATTGAGCTAGACATTCAAGAACAGCAATACATGAAATGGTGGACTGAAAAATCACCAACCGCTGCTGAATTTATGGAGTGGCGCAGTCGCTATTTTGGAGTAGCAACAGATGACCAAACCGTGATTTGCCTCCACGTCTCAAAACGACTGCCAAGCTGGTCGCTTTTTACTCCTCGTCAAGTGACGCGCGTGGTAAACTGA
- the tilS gene encoding tRNA lysidine(34) synthetase TilS: MEQDVLAFMKQQKMTHEGKRLLLACSGGADSVALVRFFHNHASHMNWTLGIVHADHQLRGTASTEDRLFVEALGKELDIPVYSHQLPVPERLKKGGNTQQVCREERYTYFASVLHTYAYDVLAFGHHADDQIETVLMGLAKGLDLSSPGIPLTREWQGKILIRPFLGVTRKTIEQYLHTVHQSYREDASNASDTYTRNRFRHHIIPLFYQESPAFDHHIQRFVEARQQDEEVLMALATEKFEQFVTDSSSGSVTLDNTTFSEMAIALQRRVILLLWKYLQPEGPPLSSSLVSAIVSVCQNTEGSQKVSLPRDFQLIRAYQTVRVARQQVDVALTEEVLPLDRWVQVAPGVQLLITNNELAREGERWYANIDESDLPLRVRARQPGDLVDLGTHHKKVARLFIDNKVPVEKREGWPLLVTQKNGILGLIGLRYSKQLTKSKKTPWVIWIKQEDSTC, from the coding sequence ATGGAGCAAGACGTACTGGCGTTTATGAAACAACAAAAAATGACCCATGAAGGAAAGCGACTACTGCTCGCCTGTTCAGGAGGAGCGGACTCGGTTGCTCTTGTTCGGTTCTTTCATAACCATGCCTCCCATATGAACTGGACATTAGGAATCGTCCATGCAGACCACCAATTGCGCGGAACCGCTTCTACAGAAGACCGACTTTTTGTAGAAGCCTTAGGGAAAGAGCTTGATATCCCTGTTTATAGTCACCAACTCCCTGTCCCTGAACGTTTAAAAAAGGGTGGGAACACGCAACAGGTATGCCGTGAGGAACGGTATACCTATTTTGCGTCTGTGCTACATACTTACGCCTACGATGTTCTGGCATTTGGTCACCATGCAGATGATCAAATCGAGACGGTGCTTATGGGTCTGGCAAAAGGACTAGACCTGTCTTCTCCAGGTATTCCTCTCACGAGAGAGTGGCAAGGGAAAATCCTTATTCGTCCGTTCTTAGGTGTTACTAGAAAAACCATTGAACAGTACTTACATACCGTGCATCAATCCTACCGAGAAGATGCAAGCAATGCCTCTGATACTTACACTCGTAATCGCTTTCGTCATCATATTATTCCTCTCTTCTACCAAGAGAGTCCAGCGTTTGACCACCATATCCAGCGTTTTGTAGAAGCGCGGCAACAAGATGAAGAAGTACTGATGGCTCTTGCAACTGAAAAATTTGAACAGTTCGTGACAGATTCTTCGAGTGGCTCTGTAACCCTTGATAATACAACGTTTTCTGAGATGGCGATTGCTTTACAACGCCGCGTCATTCTTTTACTATGGAAGTACTTGCAACCGGAAGGGCCTCCCTTATCGTCATCACTTGTTTCTGCAATTGTGTCGGTCTGTCAAAACACGGAAGGGTCACAGAAAGTTTCACTACCTCGAGACTTTCAACTCATACGGGCTTATCAAACCGTCCGAGTGGCTCGACAACAAGTGGATGTTGCATTGACAGAAGAGGTTCTTCCTCTTGACCGCTGGGTACAAGTGGCCCCGGGTGTGCAACTGCTGATCACCAATAATGAACTAGCACGAGAAGGAGAGCGCTGGTATGCCAACATAGACGAGTCAGACTTGCCGCTTCGCGTCCGCGCTAGGCAACCAGGAGATTTAGTAGATCTTGGAACCCATCACAAGAAGGTGGCACGACTTTTTATTGACAACAAAGTACCCGTCGAAAAACGCGAGGGCTGGCCACTGCTTGTCACACAAAAGAATGGTATACTAGGACTAATCGGCTTACGCTATAGTAAACAGCTGACTAAATCAAAAAAAACCCCTTGGGTGATATGGATAAAACAGGAGGATTCCACATGTTAG
- a CDS encoding S1 domain-containing RNA-binding protein: MSIEVGSKVEGKVTGITNFGAFVELPGGKTGLVHISEVADNYVKDINDHLKVGDMVEVKVMNVEADGKIGLSIRKAKPQAERPERPERPQRPRNNFRSNDRDRPQPKENFESKMTRFLKDSEERLTTLKRATESKRGGRGAKRG, translated from the coding sequence ATGTCAATTGAAGTAGGCAGCAAGGTAGAAGGTAAAGTAACAGGGATCACAAACTTCGGAGCATTCGTAGAACTTCCAGGTGGAAAAACAGGTCTGGTACACATTAGTGAAGTCGCAGATAACTATGTTAAAGATATCAACGATCACTTAAAAGTTGGCGATATGGTTGAAGTCAAAGTGATGAATGTTGAAGCGGACGGAAAAATCGGATTGTCTATCCGTAAAGCAAAGCCGCAAGCTGAACGACCTGAGCGTCCTGAGCGACCACAACGTCCACGTAACAACTTCCGATCAAATGATCGTGATCGTCCACAACCAAAAGAGAACTTTGAATCAAAAATGACACGTTTCTTAAAAGATAGCGAAGAACGTTTAACTACTTTAAAGCGTGCAACGGAATCTAAACGTGGTGGCCGTGGAGCAAAAAGAGGCTAA
- the hslO gene encoding Hsp33 family molecular chaperone HslO, with the protein MSDYLVRALAFDGQVRAFSARTTEMVGEAQRRHDTWPIPSAALGRSMTAAVMMGAMLKGEDKLTVKVEGNGPAGPIIIDANAHGEARGYISNPHVHFDLNEQGKLDVRRAVGTEGALTVVKDLGMRDFFSGQVPIVSGEIAEDFTYYYATSEQVPSSVGLGVLVNPDNTILAAGGFIIQLMPGTEDETITEIENRLSRMEPVSKLIERGLTPEELLQEILGENNVQILNNQPVSFSCNCSKDRFGAAIISLGPDEIRDMIEEDGGAEAQCHFCMEQYHYNVDELETMIDEAQRPN; encoded by the coding sequence ATGAGTGATTATTTAGTACGCGCATTAGCGTTTGATGGACAAGTACGTGCCTTCTCAGCACGCACAACAGAAATGGTAGGAGAAGCACAACGCCGACATGATACATGGCCGATTCCTTCAGCTGCTCTAGGGCGTTCAATGACAGCAGCCGTCATGATGGGGGCTATGTTAAAAGGGGAAGACAAATTAACGGTTAAAGTCGAAGGAAATGGACCAGCTGGCCCGATCATTATCGATGCCAATGCGCACGGAGAGGCTCGTGGTTATATTTCCAACCCGCACGTCCATTTTGACTTGAATGAACAAGGTAAATTAGATGTTCGTCGTGCAGTGGGGACAGAAGGCGCCTTGACAGTTGTAAAAGATCTTGGGATGCGCGACTTCTTTAGTGGACAAGTACCGATTGTCTCTGGGGAAATTGCTGAAGACTTTACGTACTATTATGCCACTTCAGAACAAGTGCCTTCTTCTGTAGGATTAGGTGTTCTGGTCAATCCAGATAACACGATTTTGGCAGCGGGTGGATTTATTATTCAATTAATGCCGGGCACGGAAGATGAGACAATTACAGAGATTGAAAATCGTCTTTCTCGTATGGAGCCTGTTTCGAAATTGATTGAACGGGGCTTAACTCCTGAAGAGTTGCTTCAAGAGATTTTAGGAGAGAACAACGTCCAGATTTTGAATAATCAACCGGTCAGCTTTAGCTGCAACTGCTCTAAAGATCGATTTGGTGCAGCCATAATTTCTCTCGGTCCAGATGAAATTCGTGATATGATTGAAGAAGATGGCGGTGCTGAGGCGCAATGTCATTTCTGCATGGAACAGTATCACTATAACGTAGATGAACTGGAGACAATGATTGATGAGGCCCAACGACCGAACTGA
- the hpt gene encoding hypoxanthine phosphoribosyltransferase, which yields MLEKDIQEILLTDEQIQEKAKELGAVLSQEYADKFPLAIGILKGAMPFMSDLMKHVDAYVEMDYMDVSSYGNATVSSGEVKIVKDLNTSVEGRDIIIVEDIIDSGKTLSYLIDLFKYRKAKSIKIVTLLDKPSGRKVQLEADYVGFLVPDAFVVGYGLDYAERYRNLPYVGVLKKEVYSF from the coding sequence ATGTTAGAGAAGGATATTCAAGAAATTTTATTGACGGATGAGCAAATTCAGGAAAAGGCAAAAGAACTTGGTGCAGTACTGTCACAAGAGTATGCAGACAAGTTTCCACTTGCAATCGGTATTCTGAAAGGCGCTATGCCGTTCATGTCTGATTTAATGAAGCATGTGGATGCGTATGTAGAAATGGACTATATGGACGTTTCGAGCTACGGAAATGCAACGGTTTCTTCTGGAGAAGTAAAAATTGTAAAAGATTTAAACACAAGTGTTGAAGGCCGCGACATCATCATCGTTGAAGACATTATTGACAGCGGGAAAACGCTGAGCTACTTAATTGATCTCTTCAAATACCGTAAAGCAAAATCTATTAAAATTGTTACATTGCTAGACAAACCATCAGGACGAAAAGTACAACTAGAAGCAGATTATGTAGGCTTCTTAGTTCCAGATGCTTTTGTAGTCGGTTATGGTCTTGACTACGCAGAAAGATACCGCAATCTCCCTTATGTGGGCGTATTGAAAAAAGAAGTCTATTCGTTTTAA